The following coding sequences are from one Seonamhaeicola sp. ML3 window:
- a CDS encoding DUF4175 family protein: protein MQSFEVIKGKLEGFIRRYYTNELLKGAILFFAIGLLYFLITLFVEHVLWLNTKARTVLFWLFVAVELGLLVKFIFLPLAKLLKLKDGINYEDASRIIGNHFPEVSDKLLNVLQLKGSSNQSDLLLASIEQKSIELKPIPFKLAVNFKQNVKYLKYAAIPILIILVTLITDNLNWFSNSYDRVVHYKTAYEPPAPFQFFVVNENLETVENKDFKLKVKTQGELIPETVQIEYNNETYFLHHTGVGEFEYVFTQPKSEIEFNLTANEVTSKTYALSIIDAPTLLGFDMVLDYPNYTKKRNETLKSTGNALVPEGTRVTWKLNTKATDFVTIYSQDTVKLSTKDNGVFSSSKRILRPFNYSFSTSNNNLQDYENLSFRIDVVKDQYPELNVKMQIDSLDQQTLYFFGQASDDYGFNKLQLVYYPANNEADKQYKRLEISNSNIMEFISAFPNNLSIKEGVQYNLYFQVFDNDVVNSYKGVKSNTFFYRKRTKEEEVNKQLQEQSKTINNLNKSLKKFDEQNKSLEEITKTQKEKPSLSFNDKKKLESFLKRQKQQDEMMKNFNKKLMDNLENLDQENTRDDEFKKDLKKRLKENEAQLQKDEKLLEELEKLKEKISKEDLVNKLEELAKQNKNKKRSLQQLLELTKRYYVEQKLNKLADDLKNIADDQEQLSKESNDKNTKEKQEELNEDFNNFTKELEDLKKDSDALKKPIDIPQDKLEENEIKREQQKASEELQKEAGKQENSEGNQDGQNENQNSQNAKSSQKKSAKKMKQMAAKMQQTMQANGGEQMQEDMEMLRQVLDNLVLFSFDEEALMNNFKSIDVDHSKYASYLRKQHTLKEHFEHVDDSLFALSLRQPKLSEKVNKEITEVYFNVDKAIDLLAENQIYQGVSNQQFAITAANNLADFLSDILDNMQESMSMSAGQGQGDMQLPDIIMSQEELNKMMQKGMKQSQEEKQGDGENKKGEGKKEQGEGQDKKGKDGQQKEGEGEGNSEELNGMLFEIYQRQQELKQALQDKIAKEGLGYKGDKLVRDMEDIELELLNKGFTNRVLQKMMELKHQLLKLENASQEQGEDDKRESKTNTDNFNNNPNNQIPTAKSYFNTIEILDKQALPLHQIYRKKVQEYFKQIND from the coding sequence ATGCAAAGTTTTGAAGTGATTAAGGGCAAGCTGGAAGGCTTTATTAGGCGATACTACACCAATGAATTGCTTAAAGGTGCCATTTTATTTTTTGCTATTGGGCTGCTTTATTTTTTAATCACCCTTTTTGTGGAACATGTGCTTTGGTTAAACACTAAAGCGCGTACAGTTTTGTTCTGGTTATTTGTGGCGGTTGAATTAGGTTTGCTGGTCAAATTTATCTTTTTGCCATTGGCCAAATTATTAAAGTTGAAAGACGGGATTAATTATGAAGATGCCTCCCGAATTATTGGCAACCATTTTCCTGAGGTAAGCGATAAACTTTTAAACGTACTTCAGCTGAAAGGTAGTTCAAATCAATCGGATTTATTGCTGGCAAGTATTGAACAAAAATCTATTGAGTTAAAACCAATTCCTTTTAAACTAGCTGTTAATTTTAAACAGAATGTTAAGTATCTAAAGTATGCAGCCATCCCGATTTTAATAATTCTGGTAACCTTAATAACCGATAATTTAAATTGGTTTAGTAATAGTTACGATAGGGTAGTGCATTACAAAACAGCTTACGAACCTCCTGCGCCTTTTCAGTTTTTTGTAGTAAACGAAAATCTTGAGACTGTAGAGAACAAAGACTTCAAATTAAAGGTTAAAACACAGGGAGAGCTTATTCCAGAAACCGTACAAATTGAGTATAATAACGAAACTTATTTTTTACACCACACAGGAGTAGGTGAGTTTGAATACGTGTTTACCCAACCTAAGTCTGAAATAGAATTTAATTTAACGGCTAACGAGGTCACATCTAAAACCTATGCTTTAAGCATTATTGATGCGCCCACATTGTTGGGCTTCGATATGGTTTTAGATTATCCCAACTACACAAAAAAACGTAACGAAACATTAAAGAGTACAGGTAATGCATTAGTTCCAGAAGGTACTCGGGTGACATGGAAACTCAACACAAAAGCTACCGATTTTGTAACTATCTATTCTCAAGACACTGTAAAGTTAAGCACTAAAGATAATGGGGTGTTTTCTAGCTCCAAAAGAATTCTAAGACCGTTTAACTATAGCTTTAGCACTAGCAATAATAACCTTCAGGATTATGAAAACTTATCGTTTAGGATAGACGTTGTAAAGGACCAATATCCAGAACTGAATGTTAAAATGCAGATAGATAGTTTAGACCAACAAACGCTTTACTTTTTTGGTCAGGCCAGCGACGATTATGGTTTCAATAAATTGCAGTTGGTGTATTACCCTGCGAACAATGAAGCAGACAAGCAATATAAGCGTCTTGAGATTTCTAATTCCAACATCATGGAATTTATTAGCGCTTTTCCAAATAATTTAAGCATCAAGGAAGGTGTGCAATACAATTTATATTTTCAAGTATTTGATAATGATGTAGTTAACTCCTATAAAGGCGTAAAGAGTAACACCTTTTTTTACAGAAAACGTACAAAAGAGGAAGAAGTTAATAAACAGTTACAAGAACAGAGTAAAACCATCAATAACTTGAATAAATCATTAAAGAAGTTTGATGAACAAAACAAGAGTTTAGAAGAAATTACCAAAACGCAAAAGGAAAAGCCAAGTCTTAGTTTTAATGATAAGAAGAAGTTAGAATCATTTCTAAAGCGCCAGAAGCAACAAGATGAGATGATGAAAAACTTCAATAAAAAACTAATGGATAACCTTGAGAATCTAGATCAGGAAAATACTCGAGATGATGAATTTAAAAAAGACCTGAAAAAACGTTTAAAAGAGAACGAAGCACAGTTACAGAAAGATGAAAAGCTCTTAGAAGAACTAGAGAAGCTCAAGGAAAAAATAAGTAAAGAAGATTTAGTAAACAAGTTAGAAGAACTGGCCAAACAAAACAAAAATAAGAAACGCAGCTTACAACAATTACTTGAATTAACGAAGCGCTACTATGTAGAGCAGAAGCTAAATAAGTTGGCAGATGACTTGAAAAATATAGCTGACGACCAGGAGCAACTTTCCAAAGAGTCTAATGATAAAAACACCAAAGAAAAACAAGAGGAGCTGAATGAAGATTTTAACAATTTTACCAAAGAACTTGAAGACTTAAAAAAGGATAGTGATGCGCTTAAAAAACCCATAGATATCCCACAGGATAAATTAGAAGAGAATGAAATAAAAAGGGAACAGCAAAAAGCTTCCGAAGAATTACAGAAGGAAGCCGGAAAACAAGAAAATAGTGAAGGGAATCAGGATGGTCAAAACGAGAATCAGAACTCTCAAAATGCCAAATCCAGCCAAAAGAAATCCGCAAAGAAAATGAAACAAATGGCTGCTAAAATGCAACAGACTATGCAGGCCAATGGCGGAGAGCAAATGCAAGAAGATATGGAAATGCTGAGACAGGTTTTAGATAATTTGGTATTGTTTTCTTTTGATGAAGAGGCACTTATGAACAACTTTAAGTCTATAGATGTAGATCATAGCAAGTACGCTTCCTATTTACGTAAGCAGCATACCCTTAAAGAGCATTTTGAGCATGTAGATGATAGTTTGTTCGCCTTGTCGCTTCGTCAACCAAAACTATCCGAAAAAGTAAATAAAGAAATCACCGAAGTTTATTTCAACGTAGATAAGGCTATCGATTTATTGGCAGAGAATCAAATATATCAAGGTGTTTCCAACCAGCAATTCGCAATTACAGCAGCCAATAATTTGGCAGATTTCTTAAGCGACATTCTCGACAATATGCAAGAAAGTATGAGTATGTCTGCCGGCCAAGGTCAAGGAGACATGCAGTTACCAGATATTATAATGAGCCAAGAAGAACTGAACAAGATGATGCAAAAGGGTATGAAGCAATCCCAAGAGGAAAAACAAGGCGATGGTGAGAACAAAAAGGGGGAAGGAAAAAAAGAACAGGGAGAAGGCCAAGACAAAAAAGGTAAAGACGGGCAACAAAAAGAAGGCGAAGGTGAAGGAAACAGTGAAGAGTTAAATGGCATGTTATTTGAGATTTATCAAAGGCAACAAGAATTAAAACAAGCGCTCCAAGATAAAATAGCTAAGGAAGGATTAGGCTATAAAGGTGATAAGTTGGTAAGGGATATGGAAGACATAGAATTAGAATTATTAAACAAAGGATTCACCAATAGAGTGCTTCAAAAAATGATGGAGTTAAAACATCAATTACTTAAATTAGAAAACGCGTCACAAGAACAAGGAGAGGATGATAAAAGAGAGTCCAAAACCAATACTGATAATTTCAATAACAACCCGAACAATCAAATACCAACGGCTAAATCGTATTTCAATACTATTGAAATATTAGACAAACAAGCCCTACCTTTGCACCAAATTTACAGGAAGAAAGTTCAAGAGTATTTCAAACAGATTAATGATTAA
- the ybeY gene encoding rRNA maturation RNase YbeY has translation MINFNYETVFSLTDEKVISNWILSTIKAEGFKIEEVNYVFCDDEYLHKLNVEFLNHDTLTDIISFDYTVGKIIQGDIFISIERVADNAKDFGVTFQEELTRVIIHGILHYCGYKDKTEDDAKAMRNKENYYLNQLS, from the coding sequence ATGATTAATTTCAATTACGAAACAGTGTTTAGTTTAACCGATGAAAAGGTTATCTCAAACTGGATTTTATCGACTATTAAAGCTGAAGGATTCAAAATAGAGGAGGTAAATTATGTATTCTGTGATGACGAGTATCTACACAAATTGAACGTGGAATTCCTTAACCACGACACCCTCACAGATATTATTAGTTTCGACTACACCGTTGGTAAAATTATACAGGGAGACATCTTTATTTCTATTGAAAGGGTTGCCGATAATGCTAAAGATTTTGGTGTAACTTTTCAAGAGGAACTGACCAGGGTTATCATTCACGGCATACTACATTATTGTGGTTACAAAGACAAGACTGAAGATGATGCTAAAGCCATGAGAAACAAAGAAAACTACTATTTAAATCAACTTAGCTAG
- the mnmG gene encoding tRNA uridine-5-carboxymethylaminomethyl(34) synthesis enzyme MnmG: MFNEVYDVIVVGGGHAGSEAAAAAANMGSKTLLVTMNLQNIAQMSCNPAMGGIAKGQIVREIDALGGYSGIVSDTSAIQFKMLNKSKGPAMWSPRVQSDRMRFAEDWRMLLEQTENLDFYQEMVSGLLIEGNKIVGVKTSLGVEVKAKSVVLTNGTFLNGLIHIGDKNFGGGRAGEKPATGITEQLVDLGFDSGRMKTGTPPRVDGRSLDFSKMIEQPGDENPEKFSYLDITKPLQKQRACHMSYTSTLVHDLLREGFDRSPMFNGRIKSLGPRYCPSIEDKINRFADKDRHQLFVEPEGWSTVEYYINGFSTSLPEDVQFKALRSVVGFENVKFFRPGYAIEYDYFPPTQLKHTLETKIIEGLYFAGQINGTTGYEEAASQGLMAGINASLKVQEKEAFTLKRDEAYIGVLIDDLITKGTEEPYRMFTSRAEYRTLLRQDNADLRLTPKGYDLGLASEKRLRRMEEKHEAAKEFVSFFQTTSVKPEEINPILESKNSSPVKQSGKLFKVFARPNIEMEDIRKVESVESYIQDNNLDREVVEQTYIQVKYAGYIAKEKNNADKLNRLEYVKIPENFDYSKIKSMSFEAREKLKKIQPTTVSQASRISGVSPNDISVLLVYMGR; the protein is encoded by the coding sequence ATGTTTAACGAAGTTTATGATGTAATTGTTGTTGGAGGCGGTCACGCCGGTAGCGAAGCCGCTGCTGCTGCTGCAAACATGGGAAGCAAGACTTTGTTGGTTACAATGAATCTTCAAAACATTGCCCAAATGTCGTGCAACCCTGCTATGGGAGGTATTGCTAAAGGGCAAATTGTACGCGAAATAGATGCTTTAGGTGGTTATAGCGGTATTGTTTCTGACACCTCTGCTATTCAGTTTAAAATGCTAAATAAATCTAAGGGACCTGCCATGTGGAGCCCCAGGGTACAGAGCGATAGAATGCGTTTCGCTGAAGACTGGAGAATGCTTTTGGAACAAACAGAAAACTTAGATTTCTACCAAGAAATGGTTTCAGGTTTGTTGATTGAAGGCAATAAAATTGTAGGCGTTAAAACATCATTGGGTGTTGAGGTAAAAGCGAAATCGGTCGTTTTGACCAATGGAACTTTCTTAAACGGATTAATACATATTGGTGATAAGAATTTTGGAGGCGGAAGAGCAGGAGAGAAACCGGCAACGGGTATCACTGAACAACTCGTTGATTTAGGTTTTGATTCCGGAAGAATGAAAACAGGGACGCCGCCAAGGGTTGACGGAAGATCGTTGGATTTTTCTAAAATGATTGAACAACCGGGTGATGAAAACCCAGAAAAGTTTTCTTATTTAGACATTACAAAACCGTTGCAAAAACAACGCGCTTGTCACATGTCTTATACAAGCACATTAGTCCATGATTTGCTTCGCGAAGGCTTCGATAGGTCGCCTATGTTTAATGGTAGAATTAAAAGTTTGGGACCAAGATATTGTCCTTCTATAGAAGATAAAATTAATCGTTTTGCAGATAAGGACAGACATCAATTGTTCGTTGAGCCAGAGGGCTGGAGTACCGTAGAATATTATATAAACGGCTTCTCTACTTCGTTACCAGAAGACGTTCAGTTTAAAGCGTTGCGTTCTGTTGTAGGTTTTGAAAACGTGAAATTCTTCAGACCAGGTTATGCTATAGAGTATGATTATTTCCCGCCAACGCAATTAAAACACACCTTAGAAACCAAAATCATAGAGGGTCTTTATTTTGCCGGACAGATTAATGGTACCACAGGCTATGAAGAAGCTGCATCTCAAGGTCTAATGGCGGGTATAAATGCCAGTTTAAAAGTTCAAGAGAAAGAGGCTTTTACTCTTAAAAGAGACGAGGCTTATATTGGTGTTTTAATCGATGACTTAATCACTAAAGGCACAGAAGAGCCATATAGGATGTTTACGTCACGAGCAGAGTATAGAACATTGTTAAGACAAGATAATGCCGATTTAAGGTTAACGCCAAAAGGATATGATTTAGGTTTAGCTTCCGAAAAACGTTTAAGACGTATGGAAGAAAAGCACGAAGCAGCAAAAGAATTTGTGTCCTTTTTTCAAACCACAAGTGTTAAACCCGAAGAAATAAACCCCATATTAGAATCTAAAAACTCTTCTCCTGTAAAACAATCTGGAAAGTTATTTAAGGTGTTTGCAAGACCTAATATCGAAATGGAAGATATTAGAAAAGTTGAAAGTGTGGAGTCTTACATTCAAGATAATAATTTGGATAGGGAAGTGGTAGAGCAAACCTATATTCAGGTAAAATATGCAGGTTATATTGCTAAGGAAAAGAATAATGCCGACAAATTAAATAGATTGGAGTATGTGAAAATCCCTGAAAATTTTGACTATTCTAAAATTAAATCTATGAGTTTTGAAGCAAGGGAAAAACTTAAAAAAATACAGCCTACAACCGTGTCTCAAGCATCAAGAATTAGCGGAGTTTCACCAAATGATATTTCTGTTTTGTTAGTTTACATGGGGCGATAA
- a CDS encoding metallophosphoesterase family protein, protein MRNKNTLPINQKTKPFICFNSTIQSLIVFVLLSLSVFFGFAQHHHNHDGLHHWEIPSKDPDRIMLTFYGDASTTRAVTWRTDVSITKAVAQIAEATVNSKFTKNAINVDAVTEPFNLGLYKGNNSLIVNYHSVVFKGLKPDKIYAYRVGDGKSHWSEWIQFRTAKVGYAPTQFVYFGDAQNDVLAHWSRVIRKAYQTAPNASFVIHAGDLINKAHRDFEWAQWYKAGGFIHSQWTAIPVVGNHEFLSLKKGEPRKLSIQWRPQFTLPVEKDLNADLHETVYTVDYQDVRIIVLNSNNKLEAQTKYIEKQLQNCTAKWKIITCHHSVFSPAKGRDFKFAREHWKPLLDKYNVDLVLNGHDHTYARGHVPIRTTSGKQTNSLGTIYVTSVSGPKQYEVDPKQLKTYAAEGYQMDITAEQTQFYQVITIEDNKLSYVAYTALGEVYDSAVISKNFKAGKKKLLKRGKK, encoded by the coding sequence ATGAGAAATAAAAACACCCTGCCAATTAATCAAAAAACAAAACCTTTCATTTGTTTTAATTCTACCATCCAAAGTTTAATAGTATTCGTTTTATTGAGTCTTTCGGTGTTTTTTGGTTTTGCTCAACATCATCATAATCACGATGGTCTTCACCATTGGGAAATTCCGAGTAAAGACCCAGATCGAATCATGCTAACATTTTATGGTGATGCTTCTACAACTAGAGCTGTTACTTGGCGCACAGATGTGAGCATAACTAAAGCAGTTGCTCAAATTGCTGAGGCAACCGTCAATTCCAAGTTTACCAAGAACGCTATTAATGTAGATGCAGTTACCGAACCTTTTAATTTAGGATTGTATAAAGGCAATAATTCTCTTATTGTCAATTACCATAGTGTTGTATTTAAAGGTCTTAAACCAGATAAAATTTATGCTTACAGAGTGGGTGATGGCAAATCGCATTGGTCTGAGTGGATTCAGTTTCGCACAGCAAAAGTAGGTTATGCACCCACACAATTTGTATATTTTGGTGATGCTCAAAATGATGTTTTGGCACATTGGTCACGTGTGATTCGTAAAGCATATCAAACAGCTCCCAACGCCTCATTTGTCATTCATGCAGGAGATCTAATTAATAAAGCGCATAGAGATTTTGAGTGGGCACAATGGTATAAAGCAGGAGGTTTCATTCATAGTCAGTGGACGGCCATTCCTGTTGTTGGAAATCATGAGTTTTTATCCTTAAAAAAAGGTGAGCCTAGAAAACTTTCCATACAGTGGCGTCCTCAGTTTACGCTTCCGGTTGAAAAAGATTTAAACGCCGATTTACACGAAACAGTTTATACGGTAGATTACCAAGATGTTCGAATTATAGTTTTGAACTCTAACAATAAATTGGAAGCCCAAACCAAATACATTGAAAAGCAATTACAGAATTGTACGGCTAAATGGAAAATAATTACCTGCCATCATTCTGTTTTCTCTCCAGCAAAGGGACGTGATTTTAAATTCGCACGTGAGCATTGGAAACCTTTACTTGATAAATATAATGTAGACTTGGTGTTAAACGGACATGATCATACTTATGCTAGAGGTCATGTACCAATCAGAACCACTTCAGGAAAACAAACCAATAGTCTAGGGACTATCTATGTCACTTCTGTAAGCGGACCAAAACAATATGAAGTGGATCCCAAACAATTGAAAACTTATGCCGCTGAGGGTTACCAAATGGATATTACTGCGGAGCAAACGCAATTCTATCAGGTGATAACAATTGAAGACAATAAGCTAAGCTATGTGGCTTATACCGCTTTGGGTGAAGTTTACGATAGTGCTGTTATTTCTAAAAATTTCAAAGCAGGTAAGAAGAAACTTTTAAAACGAGGTAAAAAGTAA
- a CDS encoding bifunctional 2-polyprenyl-6-hydroxyphenol methylase/3-demethylubiquinol 3-O-methyltransferase UbiG, producing the protein MNNDDVILTVKDYSVSGESFQLVENPEYGFLETKPQPSKDKLPAYYQSEDYISHTDAKRNLFEKIYHSVRVFALEKKLGLINSFNSENKNLLDVGCGTGDFLMAAKENGWTVSGIEPNEQAREIANKKTNNSVFETNALLKFEVSSFDVITLWHVLEHLTDLEEQIEIFRKILKPNGIIVVAVPNYYSFDAKHYKKFWAAYDVPRHLWHFNKTSIKKLFSKFSLDLIKIKPMWFDAFYVSLLSEKYKTGTMNPVKGFWFGLLSNLKSLRTKEASSLIYILKNTKN; encoded by the coding sequence ATGAATAACGATGATGTTATTTTAACAGTTAAGGATTACTCGGTTTCGGGTGAGTCATTTCAATTGGTAGAAAATCCAGAATACGGTTTTTTAGAAACCAAACCTCAACCTTCTAAGGATAAATTACCAGCGTATTATCAAAGTGAAGATTATATTTCCCATACAGACGCCAAACGTAATCTGTTTGAAAAGATTTACCACAGTGTCCGCGTATTTGCCCTTGAAAAGAAATTGGGTCTCATTAATTCTTTTAATTCTGAAAATAAAAATCTTTTGGACGTTGGATGTGGGACAGGAGATTTTTTAATGGCGGCTAAAGAAAATGGATGGACAGTTTCTGGGATTGAACCAAATGAACAAGCTAGGGAAATTGCAAATAAAAAAACTAACAACTCCGTTTTTGAGACCAATGCTCTTTTAAAATTTGAAGTATCCAGTTTTGATGTCATAACCCTTTGGCATGTTTTAGAACATTTAACTGATTTAGAAGAACAAATTGAAATTTTTAGAAAAATTTTAAAACCTAATGGTATTATTGTAGTTGCTGTTCCAAATTATTATAGTTTTGATGCAAAGCACTATAAAAAGTTTTGGGCGGCTTATGATGTACCAAGACATTTATGGCATTTTAATAAAACGTCGATTAAAAAACTGTTTTCTAAATTTTCGTTGGATTTAATTAAAATCAAACCCATGTGGTTCGATGCATTTTATGTTAGCCTACTTTCGGAAAAGTATAAAACAGGAACAATGAATCCCGTTAAAGGATTTTGGTTTGGTTTGCTTTCAAACTTAAAATCTTTAAGAACAAAAGAGGCTTCTTCATTAATTTATATCCTAAAAAACACAAAAAATTAA
- a CDS encoding OmpH family outer membrane protein, which produces MKHIFYIIVLVLTFTSCQEQAKIGYVDNSTLINEIQEKKDLETKIKGKQDTFNKKRDSISQAYSLDAQATELKLSKLSRQKQQEGSVEFQKKWGLVNQQMQFEEQQLTQLYQSEIDSLINKVKGFVKDYGKTNGYTYILGTSDGASSVLYGTDENNLTQIILEAIDAEYKK; this is translated from the coding sequence ATGAAACATATTTTTTACATCATTGTCTTAGTACTAACTTTTACATCTTGTCAAGAACAAGCAAAAATTGGCTATGTAGATAATTCTACACTTATTAATGAAATCCAGGAAAAAAAGGATTTAGAAACCAAGATAAAAGGTAAGCAAGACACATTTAATAAAAAGCGCGATAGTATTTCGCAAGCATACAGTTTAGATGCTCAGGCTACAGAATTAAAGTTGAGTAAATTATCTAGGCAAAAGCAACAAGAGGGTAGTGTGGAGTTTCAAAAGAAGTGGGGATTGGTAAATCAACAAATGCAATTCGAAGAGCAACAGTTAACCCAACTGTATCAATCTGAAATCGATTCTTTAATTAACAAGGTTAAAGGCTTTGTTAAAGACTACGGAAAAACTAATGGTTATACCTATATTTTAGGTACAAGTGACGGTGCTTCGTCTGTACTTTATGGAACCGATGAGAATAATTTAACTCAAATTATTTTAGAAGCTATAGATGCCGAATACAAAAAATAA
- a CDS encoding TonB-dependent receptor, with protein sequence MKYTLLGLGLLFSSLICAQNYTIRGKVKDAKNGETLMGATVFLKGTSSGAVTNNYGFYSLTASHGNYTLIVSYMGYQDITKEVNLNENLELNFELQELSQTLEEVIITAEEPEQISVKKPQMSVSKLNASTIKQMPAVLGEVDVIKSIQMLPGVTNNGEGAPGFNVRGGAVDQNLVLLDEAIIYNTSHFFGFFSVFNNDAIKDVKLYKGDIPANFGGRVSSVLDVHQKDGNSKEFELSGGIGLISSRLTAEAPLFKDKGSFLIAGRSSYAHLLMKSIEEVKDDKISFYDLNLKTNYNINKNNKIYLSGYFGRDVFDINSFIRTNYGNASGNLRWNHIFNDKLFSNLSLIYSKYDYQIILDFVKLDWDADITNYNLKYDFKYYLNNNLKLDFGFSSILYNLNPGEVKPTSASSPINFLKLDEKRALESGIYVSAEHKITDKFTAQYGLRLSRFNRLGGVNITNYQDNKPVVYNSALGIYETGTAIGETAFKKNESIKTFNNLEPRLGLSYQLNESSSLKASYTRSAQYLHLLSNTTSVTPLDVWTPSGAFIEPQLSNQYAIGYYRNFKNKKYSLELEAYYKNVDNRIDYIDGSDLIGNNNIETEILNGESRAYGLEFLLRKNKGKLTGWLAYTLSKSEQRTPGGIAGGSGINNGDWYNTPYDRTHDVSLTGIYKLNNKWSFSANAVFQTGRPVTYPDSQYEYEGLSIASFSDRNASRLPAYHRLDLSATYKPKKNLNRKLQGEWVFGIYNVYNRRNAASISFLQNQDTGLNEATRLSVFGAIPSITYNFKF encoded by the coding sequence ATGAAATATACTTTATTAGGTTTAGGCCTATTATTCTCATCTTTAATATGTGCTCAAAATTACACAATAAGAGGCAAGGTTAAAGACGCCAAAAACGGCGAAACCCTCATGGGTGCCACAGTATTTTTAAAAGGAACAAGTAGTGGTGCTGTTACTAATAATTACGGGTTTTATTCACTTACGGCAAGCCATGGAAATTACACCCTAATTGTGTCCTACATGGGCTATCAGGACATTACTAAAGAGGTTAACCTTAACGAAAATCTAGAACTTAATTTTGAATTACAAGAGCTTTCTCAAACACTAGAGGAAGTTATAATAACAGCAGAAGAACCTGAGCAAATTAGTGTAAAAAAACCACAGATGAGTGTGTCTAAGCTCAACGCTTCTACTATCAAGCAAATGCCAGCCGTACTTGGTGAGGTAGATGTTATTAAATCTATTCAAATGCTGCCTGGTGTTACCAATAATGGCGAAGGCGCTCCAGGATTTAATGTTAGAGGAGGAGCTGTAGACCAAAACTTAGTTTTATTGGACGAGGCTATTATTTACAATACCTCGCATTTCTTTGGGTTCTTTTCGGTGTTTAACAACGATGCTATTAAAGATGTTAAGCTCTACAAAGGTGACATTCCTGCTAATTTTGGAGGCAGGGTGTCTTCTGTTTTAGACGTGCATCAAAAAGATGGTAACAGTAAAGAATTCGAATTGAGTGGAGGTATAGGTTTGATTTCAAGTAGGTTAACGGCAGAGGCACCATTATTTAAAGACAAAGGTTCCTTTTTAATTGCTGGTCGATCGTCTTACGCACATCTTTTAATGAAAAGTATTGAAGAGGTAAAAGATGATAAAATTTCTTTTTACGACCTTAACCTTAAAACGAATTACAACATAAATAAAAATAACAAGATTTACCTATCGGGTTATTTTGGACGCGATGTTTTCGACATTAATAGTTTTATAAGAACCAACTACGGAAATGCTTCAGGAAACTTACGTTGGAATCACATTTTTAACGATAAGTTGTTTTCTAATTTATCATTGATTTATAGCAAATATGATTACCAAATTATATTAGATTTTGTGAAATTAGATTGGGATGCCGATATCACAAATTACAATCTTAAATATGACTTTAAGTACTACTTGAACAATAATTTAAAACTGGATTTTGGCTTTAGTAGTATCCTCTATAACCTTAATCCGGGTGAAGTAAAACCGACCTCAGCTTCTTCACCAATAAATTTTTTAAAGCTGGATGAAAAAAGAGCATTGGAAAGCGGCATTTATGTGAGTGCCGAACATAAAATCACCGATAAATTTACCGCGCAATACGGGCTTAGATTGAGTAGATTTAACCGTTTGGGCGGTGTAAATATCACGAATTATCAAGATAATAAACCTGTAGTTTACAATAGCGCTTTAGGTATTTATGAAACAGGTACAGCGATTGGTGAAACTGCTTTTAAAAAGAATGAAAGTATTAAAACCTTCAATAATTTAGAGCCTAGATTGGGGCTATCATATCAGTTAAACGAATCGTCATCGTTAAAGGCGAGTTATACAAGGTCGGCGCAATATTTGCACTTGCTTTCAAATACCACTTCGGTGACTCCTTTAGATGTTTGGACTCCCAGTGGAGCGTTTATAGAGCCGCAGTTATCTAACCAATATGCCATAGGCTATTACAGGAACTTTAAGAATAAAAAGTATTCTCTGGAATTAGAAGCCTATTATAAGAATGTTGATAATAGAATTGATTATATAGATGGTTCAGATTTAATAGGGAATAACAATATAGAAACCGAGATACTAAATGGGGAATCTAGAGCCTACGGACTTGAATTTCTATTAAGAAAGAACAAAGGAAAATTAACCGGTTGGTTGGCCTATACCTTATCTAAATCCGAACAAAGAACTCCCGGCGGCATTGCCGGAGGGTCTGGGATAAATAATGGTGACTGGTACAATACACCTTACGATAGAACACACGATGTGTCTCTAACGGGTATCTACAAGCTAAACAACAAGTGGAGTTTTAGTGCCAATGCGGTTTTCCAAACAGGTAGACCAGTTACGTATCCTGATAGCCAATATGAATATGAAGGCCTATCAATAGCTAGTTTTAGCGACCGTAATGCGAGCCGTCTCCCTGCTTATCACAGGTTAGATTTATCAGCAACATACAAGCCCAAAAAGAATTTAAACCGAAAACTTCAAGGGGAATGGGTATTTGGTATTTATAACGTTTATAACCGAAGAAATGCCGCTTCAATTTCCTTCCTTCAAAATCAAGATACAGGTTTAAATGAGGCCACTAGATTATCCGTTTTTGGAGCCATTCCGTCAATTACTTACAACTTTAAATTTTAA